The sequence CGATTTTACGCGCGGGTATTTGGGAATTAAAGAATCGTCCAGAAGTTCCGCTTCCTGTGATTGTGTCTGAATATGTTGATATTGCAAAAGCATTTTTTGGCAAGGAAGAGCCAAAGCTTGTTAATGCCTTGCTAGATAATTCAGCTAAGCAATTGCGAAAAAGCTAAATTATATTTTTTAAATTATCATAAAAGGTACTGTTTCGTTTCGGGAACAGTGCTTTTTATTTTGTTTATTATATGTTGGATGAAAGTTCATCTATATTTACTAAATTATAGCTATTGGTTTAAATCTACGTTACTGCTTTAACAGTTTATTGATATGATTTAAAATTTCCATTGCATCAATATCGACCATACCTGTCTTACTTTTTTTGTCATTATTGCGGCTGTATAAATCGATAAGTTGATAACCAATGCTATATCCTGCCCAGCGTGGCAAATCACCCGTGCCGAAAAACCATTCATAATGGTTGTAATTTTCATTCTTTAGCTGACTTTTTGCAAGCTTGATTATTTGATTTGTTATTTCAACTTTGCACCAAGGCGGTACAGGCATCGAAGTAATAAACGTTGAAAAATAGTCGGCGAGACCTTCGGAAATGATTGCTTCGCCAAGCGTTTCTCCATAGCCATGTCGTGCCCATCGCATCGCATGATGCAATTCATGTGCAATGGCTTGGGCAAAATGACCTTCCGCAAGTTTAGCTGAAAAATTTTCGTTTTGTGAATCAATGCTAATGGAAATAAGTTCAGCTTTATAGCAGCTACCGCCCACGCCAATTTCGGGAATAATATTAGTGGGATCATTGCCGATTAAAACATCAATGGCAATATTATGATCCTTAGCAGGTACAATTTTTTCAATCTTTAAGCGTAGTGCTTCGATCTGAGTTCGAATAATATCTTTCCAAGACGATAAATCGCCTGCGGCCTCAAGAAAATGCAACCGTAAATCCATTGTTAAATTCCAGTGTTAATATTCAATTTACGTAAAAAACATATAAAATTTTACCTGCTTTGCCAATTATTTTCATTGGATATCAGTATCTTATAGCAAAATTTTATTTTTTTTGATGTGGGCATTTTTTTTAGTATTTTTCTTCATACTGTCATTTAATCATGAGACAATAGGCGATAAATTAATAAAGTACGAGCTTTTTTTTGCATGATTTAAATATTGATTTGGCTAATTAATTGATTTTTATAAAATAATAATTTTTTTCTAAAATTAGTTTTCCTAACAAATTGAAGTGTTGGCGATAAATATATTGTAAAAAAAGTACTTTGTTTTGACCTATTTCGAGGCGGGGCTTTTATGGAAAAAAATTTTGACGTCTTTATTATTGGTGGCGGTATCAATGGTTGTGGTTTGGCTCGTGATGCTGCGGGACGAGGTTTTAAAGTTTGTTTAGCCGAGATGAATGATATTGCATCGGGTGCGTCTTCGGCATCAACAAAGCTTATTCATGGTGGTTTGCGTTATCTTGAGCAGGGTGCCTTTAGCTTGGTGCGCGAGAGCTTAAAAGAACGGGAAACTATTTGGAAAATTGCGCCCCATATTGTGCAACCATTGCAGTTTTTACTGCCGCATCATAAGGACATTAGACCTAAATGGTTTTTAAATATGGGAATGTTTATTTATAGCCGTTTGGGTGCGAGAACGGTACTTCCCCACTCGAGAGCGGTTGATTTTTCAAAAGCAGTTAGTAATCCGCTGAAACAAAATTATAATAAGGGTTTTGAATATTATGATACGCGTGTTGATGATGCGCGTCTTGCCATTCTTAATGCGCGCCACGCTCAACAATTGGGGGCTGATATTCGTGTGCGTAGCAAAGTTATTTCAGTAAAGATTATCAATGATCGATGGCATATCACCGTGCAGCGTGAAGGACATAGGCAGGAAACTCATTACACAGCGAGTTTTTTAGTAAATATGGCAGGAGCTTGGATGGATAATATCTTGGGCGATGTAGCAGGTTTAAAGGTTCATTCGCCGATAAGATTGGTGCAAGGCTCTCATATTATTGTGCCGCGTCTTTATAAGCATGAGCATGCTTATATGTTTCAAAATGTCGATCGAAGGGTTCTTTTTGCTATACCATTTCAACAAGACTATACACTGATTGGCACTACGGATATTGATTATCAGGGTGATCTTGGCAAAGTGAAAATCACCACTGAAGAGATAGATTATTTATGTGCTGCTTCAAATGAATATTTTACCCAACAAATTAGCCCTGAAAAGGTAGTTTGGTCTTTTTCAGGCGTTAGGGCTCTATATGATAACGGTGAGAAAAACGCTCAGGAAACAAGCCGTGATTATCTTTTAAAGCTTGCCGATACAAAATTGCCTCTTTTAACCCTATATGGCGGAAAAATGACAACTTTTCGTAAGCTTGCTGAAGATGCAATGAGTTTTGTTGAAAAATATTTAGGAAAACGCAAAGGGAAATGGACCGCAAATGTTTGCCTGCCCGGTGGTGATTTCCCTCATGGAGATTTTGAAGGTTTAGAAAAAAGCGTTGCTAAGATGTTACCAATGCTAGATCACTTTACGGTTAACCGTTTAACAAGCTGTTATGGAACAGATGTATTCCATATTTTTAATAGGGATAATAGAGATTTTGGCATTGATTTTGGGTACGGGCTATTTGAGGTGGAGGTTGATTGGCTTATTAAAAGAGAATGGGCGCAAACCGCCAATGATATTTTGTGGCGTCGTACCAAGTTGGGGCTAAAATTTGATGATGATCAGCGTGAAGTATTAGAAAACTACTTATCCGATCGTTTGATCCAACCATAGTTAATTGCTGAAAAATTTGCATATATATTAAGATGTTTCTTATAAAAAGCCTCCTACAATATTATTTGTAAGAGGCTTAATTTTAGATCAGATAAGTTATTTAAATTTAGCGCTTATCAACTGGAACGTAATCGCGTTCGGCGGCGCCTGTGTAAAGCTGACGAGGGCGGCCAATTTTTTGTGCAGGATCTTCAATCATTTCCATCCATTGTGCAACCCAGCCAACACTGCGAGCTAAGGCAAATAGAACAGTAAACATATTGGTTGGGAAGCCAAGAGCCTTCAAAGTAATGCCTGAATAGAAGTCAACATTGGGATAGAGCTTCTTTTCAACAAAATATGGATCATGCAGCGCAATTTTTTCAAGTTCCATAGCAATGTCAAGAAGTGGATCATCTTTAATGCCAAGTTCTGTAAGTACTTCGTGGCATGTTTGCTGCATGATACGAGCACGAGGATCGTAATTTTTATAAACACGATGACCAAAGCCCATAAGGCGGAACGGATCATCCTTATCTTTAGCGCGCGCAATAAATTCGGGGATACGATCTACAGAGCCAATTTCTTCAAGCATTTTTAAGCAAGCTTCATTGGCACCACCATGTGCAGGGCCCCAAAGACATGCAACGCCGGCAGCGATACATGCAAAAGGATTGGCACCAGATGAACCAGCTAAACGCACCGTTGATGTTGAAGCATTTTGTTCATGATCCGCATGGAGCGTAAAGATTCGATCCATCGCGCGGCCAAGTATCGGGTTAACAACATATTCCTCACAAGGCACGGCAAAACACATATGCAAGAAATTTGACGCATAATCAAGCGAGTTGCGTGGATATACGAAAGGCTGGCCGATCGAATATTTATATGCCATTGCAGCAAGGGTTGGTACTTTCGCAACCAGGCGGATTGAAGCAACCATGCGCTGATGCGGATCAGTAATATCAATTGAATCGTGATAGAAAGCTGACATAGCGCCAAGACAGGCAACCATGACTGCCATTGGGTGAGAATCGCGGCGAAAGCCTTGGAAGAAGCGAGCAAATTGTTCGTGCATCATATTGTGGTGTTGAACACGATAGTCAAAATCTGCCTTTTGTGCAGCTGTTGGTAGTTCTCCATAAAGAAGAAGATAGCAAGTTTCTAAAAAGTCGCCTTTTTCTGCCAATTGTTCAATTGGATAACCGCGGTAAAGAAGAACACCTGCATCACCATCAATATAAGTGATTTTTGATTCGCATGATGCGGTGGATGTGAAGCCTGGATCATAGGTAAAAGTACCCGTTTCCTTATAAAGAGGGGCAATTTCAATAACATCAGGTCCCAAGGTGCCTTTTCGCACTGGTAATTCGATCGATTTACCCTCGACCATAATATGAGCGCTATTATCCGACATAATTTTCCCTTTCAAATCCTCATCCCATTGGAATAGAGTATGCAATTTCATTGCTAATAAAAATCATTTTATTCATTGAGTATTCTTGTTAGCCTACTCAAAATCATTTCAGTTGCAACGTCAAATTTGTATTATTTTAGTGTTATGTGTCTCAGCTCCGTGATAAATTTTGTTAAATTCTAATAGATCTAATTACTGCTTACATTAAAATGAAAATTTTGTGATCAAAACCGCTGCTTAGCTTGAGTTTAGTTGTTTTGACCATCCAACCTACCGAATTAATGTTAGTTAATATCTATTTTAACAACGAAGGTTTATCCCCTAGGTAATGCATATTAAATTATAAGGGGATTTAATTACATAACAAAACATTGCATGTTTATAAAACTCCTCCCAGTTTTACAATAACAGCTTCGACGCATATTTAAAGCACTTTGGTTAAAATATTTGCTTACTTTCCAAATACTCTAAATGTGCTAAGCAAGATTATATATTCCGCGATATCAAAATTTTAGTTTGCAGAACATATAATCTTACACAGTGGTGATTTAGTTGCAATTAATTTATGATAATTGGTCCCTTACGCGGGCAATAGATTCGTCTCTTCCAAGTACAGCTAACACGTCAAATACACCTGGCGATACAGCTCTACCAGTTAATGCTGCGCGTAAAGGCTGGGCTATTTTACCTAGTTTTACGCCACTTGCTTCGCTATGAGCGTTAATTGCAGCATGTAGTGCGTCATCACTCCATTCAATGCAATTTTCTAAAACAGGTAAAGTGTTAGCAAGAATGGCTTTGCCGTCGTTGTCAAGAAGGGACGCCGCTTTTTCGTCAAGCTTTAAAGGGCGCTCTGCAAAAATAAATGCAGCACCATCAATTAATTCAACCAGTGTTTTGGCTCTTGATTTTAATCCTGGCATAGCGGCAAGAAATTGCGCTCGCTTTTCATCGGTAAGTTTTGCAAGAATATCAGCTCCACCTTCAATTTCAGGCAAGATGTCAATTGCGCTTTCAAATAAGAACAAATCATCACTAGCTCGAATATACTGGCCATTAATCGCTTCAAGCTTTTTGAAATCAAACCGCGAAGCCCCTTTATTGATGTCATCAATATCAAACCACGAGATCATTTCATCCATGCTCATAATTTCATCATCGCCATGGCTCCACCCCAAACGGACGAGATAATTACGTAAAGCTACTGGTAAATAACCCATAGCGCGATAGGCTTCAACACCAAGAGCACCGTGACGTTTAGACAGTTTTGCCCCATCAGCACCATGAATAAGTGGAATATGCGCCATTCGCGGAATATTCCATTCCATTGCTTGATAAATAATGGTTTGGCGGGCTGAATTGGTTAAATGGTCGTCACCACGAATGATATGAGTAACGCCCATATCATGGTCATCGACAACAACCGCATGCATGTAGGTAGGGGTGCCATCTGAGCGTAAAATAATAAAATCATCAAGATCTTTGTTAGGAAAGCGCACTTCACCTTGTACATGATCATGCACAATAGTTTCGCCAACCGTTGGTGCTTTAATGCGAATTACTGGTTTAATGCCTTGAGGTGCTTCAGATGCATCACGATCTCTCCACCGCCCATCATAGCGCGGTGGCCTACCTTCTGCGCGTGCAGTTTCACGCATTTGGGTTAGTTCTTCTGGGCTTGCATAGCAGTAATAGGCTCTACCCTTAGCAACCAACTCCTCTGCAACTTCTCGGTGCCGCTCAACACGGCTAAGTTGTGATATAGCATCGCCATCCCAGTCAAGGCCAAGCCAAGTTAGGCCTTCTAAAATCGCATTTACGGCAGCATCAGTGGAGCGCTCGCGATCGGTATCTTCAATGCGCAGTAGCATTTTGCCGTCAGAATGCTTGGCATATAACCAATTAAATAAAGCAGTCCTTGCACCACCAATATGCAAAAAACCTGTTGGTGAAGGGGCAAAGCGTGTGACCACCGGTGCAGACATATAATACTCCGAATTTCTTACCCAATTATCATGGGTCAATTTTTATAAGCTTATAGCGACTCTTTTGATATTTAATGCTTATCATTTTAATTGTGCTATTCCAACGAATAGGGAAAAAATTTTTTAATTCCTAATATAGTGCATAACCAGTATAAATTTGCGTTATAAAATACAAGAAAACTTGCTTTTCAAGGCTTGCATTCATATCAAGATTTCGCTATTGGAGTTTTGCTTAATGCTAGCTCTTGCTAAAGAGCAAGATAGGCCGCAGTAGCTCAGTCGGTAGAGCACATCATTCGTAATGATGGGGTCGTAGGTTCGATTCCTATCTGCGGCACCAAAAGGTCAATAAAAACAATGTATTGATCTTTATTGAGATGTGGCCTTTAGGTTTATTGAATTTGTTGAGAACTCATAAAGCCCAGTTTCAAGTGCATTTTTAGCTTTTCATAAATCGTCTGGTTAAAACTGTGCATAGACTTTTTCTGTTACCGATATATTGGAATATTTTAAATATGGTGTAATTTCACTCATACTGATTCCAGCTTCTGCCATCCATACAGCATCAGGGAGCCTGAATAAATGTGGGTTAATATTTGCAACGGCGTTGTCGCAAAGTTTGAGTTAGAAGCATTTATGCCTTGAGCACCTAGTCTTTAGCTATAGTTAACCATCTTATTCCAAATATATCGTGGTGTATGTGGTTTTGCTCTAGTGTAGTCCATGCGCCCTTTGACCTAGTTCTGACTTAAGCTTGAAGCTGGATCATAGCCAATTATTATTCGCTTGCAGTCTTAGATGATTGAAAGCCACCATTTGGCGACATTGGTCTTTTAAGCCGAGAGTGAACGCTTTCAATGCTATATGACAGTATCTTAGGTTACATAATGGATATGCTTTCCAATAAGCACATCATTTTCAGTTAATAACTGTAAGACACTAGAAAAAGCCTTTGCTTTATCTGTTCTAATCTTTGCTAAGGGTATTAATGGGCAAAGAACCTATCATCTTTGAAAGCCTTGAGAAAAAAGCGTATGGCAGCATTTCTATCCCTCTATGTTTTCGTCAACAAATCAATGAAAACACCATGTTTATTGATTGGGAGATAAAAATATTTCATAAATCTAACCCTTGGTCTTTAACCTTAATATAAGTCTCATTAATGCGAACAGACTCACAATGAGGCTTTTTGAATTTCCGTCAGCGTTTTTCATGTTTTAGTGCATATTTAAATATCCAAAAGTTGATTTAACTGAGATTAATCTTGATACCGTAGTCCAATAACAGTTCTTCAATATCCCTATAGCTTAAACATTAACGCAGATACTTGGCTGCCACCTGAATATGATTGTTGCATCAAAGTGCCAGTATTTGAAACTGGCTTTAAAATTATTTTTTGCCCAATTACTTTTTAAACGCGGACATAATATATTTTTTAATCTTTTGAGTCTTCATGGCTCCTTTCAATAGGCAAACCATATGTCTCAAGGTTTCATATTTTTATGTTAAACCGATTATGAATAATATTTGCAACAAAACAAAAAAGTGATTGACGAAATAATTGTTGATCTGCTTTGGCCTTATTTAAGCAGAAATTTGTCATATATGTGTTTTAATAGGTTGAAAAATGGTGCTGTTAATCATATTACGCTTGCAATAGTATATTAGCGTTGGCTTTATTTTTTTACAATGATTGCAATTGGGAAAACAGATGTCTTTTATAAAAAGGTAATTACTTTTAGTTGCACCTTTAAGCACCAACAAGCCGACCTATATTAAATAGAGATGCAATTGAATTAAAAATAAGTAGTAGCTAATATATTTGTTTGTTTGCTATAAATATTTTTAAATTTAGTTAGAATTTTAGCAGGAGAATCTGGTGAAACCCGAAGAAATTAAAAAGTTAGATGCTTACTTTAAGCGAACATTCGGTAATGCGGCGATTAGTGTTAAGCCTCGTCCGCGTAAAGATGATTCATGCGAAGTTTATATTGATGATGAATTCATTGGCGTTGTATATGTTGATGATGACGAGGGTGAGCTATCCTATAATTTTTCCATGGCAATTTTGGATATTGACTTATAAGCATAGCCAATTGATACATGAAACGAAAGCCAACTTTTTCAATCGGAAAGTTGGCTTTTATTATATGAGATTAAGGGATTTTAGACTGACATGGCCATTTCTTCCGATAATCAGATGATCTATTATGGTTATATTTAAACCTTTGGCAACTTCCATCAGTTTTATGGTCATGGAAATATCCTCGCGTGAGGGAGTAGGATCTCCCGATGGATGATTATGGACAAGGATTATAGCAGCAGCAGCAAGTTCTAAAGCCCGCTTCATTACTTCTCTTGGATAGACAGGGATATGATCAATCGTTCCGCTTTGATGGACTTCGTCAGCGATTAAACCATTTTTTTTATCAAGAAATAATATACGAAATTGCTCAATAGTTTCATGCGCCATGACAGATGTGCAATAATCTATAACCTTATCCCAAGATGAAAAAATATTGCGTTTATTAATACTTGCCCTATTGGCTTTTGTGATTGTTGTACCAATGATTTTGAGGTCTAAAGCAATTGATTCACCACACCCTTTTACTTCGATTAGGCGCTTAATATCCGCACCGAGCACATCTGCTAGCGTTCCAAAGTGATGTAAGAGAGCTTTTGCAAGTGGTTTTGTGTCCGCACGAGGTAATGAGCGAAATAACAGGAGCTCTAATAATTCGTAATCAGCAAGCCCTTGACCATCTGTTTCGATAAAGCGTTGGCGTAGTCTTTGTCGGTGCCCTTCATAATGCATTTTTTCTTTGGGTGGTTTTGTCTTAATGTTTTTTGCATCCGGTGATTTAACACCTTTTGGGGAATTCAATTTTACCTGTGGTACTATTTGACCTACAAGGTTAAAAAAATCAGATTCTTGAAAAGTGTCTTTATGTTCCTTACCCGACATGGCTTCCCCCTTACATGTCTGTATAAAGTTTTTATGATCAATTACGGATGGCTTGTATTTTAATGCAAGATAAAAACGCTAGATTTCAATAGTCCTTTCCTGCTTTTTTGCGTGATCAAACAGGAAGGAGTATTGAAAGATAAGTGGTACAAGTTTCAATCAGCTTTTAGGAGGAATATAAAACATATTAGCAGGCGAAAGTGTAAATATTTCGCAACCATTTGCCGTTACCCCCACCGTATGCTCATATTGCGCGGTCAATGATTTATCATTAGTAACTGCCGTCCAGCCATCGTTCAAAATTTTTACATCGGGCTTGCCGAGGTTAATCATTGGCTCAATTGTAAAAATCATGCCTTCACGCAGTTCTGGACCATCACTTGGGATGCCATAGTGAACGATATTGGGTGTATCGTGGAATAATTGCCCAACGCCATGACCGCAAAAATTTCGCACAACTGAGCATCGCTGGCTTTCAGCATAGGTTTGAATTGCATGCCCTATCGCACCTGTTCGAGCGCCTGGTTTTACTGCCGCAATAGCAAGCATGAGAGATTCGTGGGTTACTTCCATTAAGCGTTCGGCCGCGCGCTTAATCTTGCCCACCGGATACATGCGGCTTGAATCGCCATGCCAGCCATCAACAATAAAAGTGACATCAACATTAACAATATCACCCTCTTTTAATATGCGCGCTCCTGGAATACCATGACACACCACGTGGTTTAGTGATGTGCAGCAAGAATGTGTAAAACCGCGATAGTTAAGATCTGCTGGCAAAGCACCTTCTTTGGCACCAAAAGCAAAAACGAAATCGTCAACGGATTGGGTTGTAATGCCTGGTTTAATGAAATCGATCAATGCATCAAGGCAGCGAGCTGCTAAATTGCAAGCTTTGCGCATACCCGCAAAACCTTCCTCATCAAAAATTCGGATCTGCCCTGTATATTCAATTGGTACTTTTTTATAATCTATATAGGAAACCATTAATTATCCATCGATTCTATGTTTGGCGATTCTATGATTGGTAGGGCCCGATAAGCCTCAATTTTTTCAATATCTATTTTGCACCCTATAGCAAAAGCCTCAACCCCTTTTTTACGTGCAAGTTGAAATTCTTCACCATAAATAAGATCTAAATCTGCGCAAATTGCCATTTTGTCGCAATCTTCGCGTTGAATAACAAAGAGCATGACCGCTCGTTTACCTTGTTCTACCATCTTAACTAATTCACGCAAATGCTTAGCACCGCGCGCGGTTACCGTGTCGGGAAATTCCGCCAGGCGTTGTTCTCTCATAAAATGAACGTTTTTAACTTCGACATAAGTATCAACTCTATTAATATCTTTTAACAATAGATCAATCCGAGAATTGCTGCCATAGCGCTGTTCGCGCAAAACAGTACTATAATTTGCCAAGTCGCCTACAAGACCATTTCGGATAGCTTCTTCCGCAATTTTGTTGGTAATAGATGTGTTAATGCCAACTAAAATATTATCAGATTCAACTATTTCCAGTCGATATTGGTATTTACGGGTGGGGTAACTAGAATGTGAGAGCCAAACCTTGCCATTTTCATGAAGTAGTCCGCGCATGGAACCTGTATTTGGAACCGACACCGTTATTTCATCGCCATTTTCAAGAATGACATCGGCTAAAAACCGTTTATAGCGTTTAATGAGACGCGCGGGTGTAAGAGGAGAGGTAAAAAGCATAGCATATGATAGGATATGGCTAATGAAAAAGCAAATCGCTATCCATGGGAGAATTAAAATCTCTTTAGATTGAAATATCTATATATATTTTCGTCAATTAATTAGTTCCACTTGCAGCTTTATCATAAATAATAATAGTCAATGATAATAAGTTAAAATCTGCTATTATTGAACAAAGTAATGAATAACGTCTGAGATCGTAAGATTTGCGCCAAAAACCATAATTATAGCAATAAGTCCTGTTGCAAAAAGCGCGACGGTCGTTCTTGTTTCACTTTTCATTTTGAACCTCATCAATCTGTCTATATCAGTTAAGTTAATTATTTCTGTTTTCATGAAACCAAAACTGGACTGCAAACAAGGCTGCAGTTAGGCAAAAAAATGATTATCTCTGACCGTTTTTGTGATTTTTTGAGGAAGAAAATAAATAACTTAGATTAAGGTTGCTAAAAGGTTAATATCTATTGGTGTTGTAGGAAAACACTTTAATCGATATTGAAAAGCGCATGATTGATTGAGTTAGG comes from Bartonella sp. HY038 and encodes:
- the radC gene encoding DNA repair protein RadC, giving the protein MSGKEHKDTFQESDFFNLVGQIVPQVKLNSPKGVKSPDAKNIKTKPPKEKMHYEGHRQRLRQRFIETDGQGLADYELLELLLFRSLPRADTKPLAKALLHHFGTLADVLGADIKRLIEVKGCGESIALDLKIIGTTITKANRASINKRNIFSSWDKVIDYCTSVMAHETIEQFRILFLDKKNGLIADEVHQSGTIDHIPVYPREVMKRALELAAAAIILVHNHPSGDPTPSREDISMTIKLMEVAKGLNITIIDHLIIGRNGHVSLKSLNLI
- a CDS encoding DUF2268 domain-containing putative Zn-dependent protease (predicted Zn-dependent protease with a strongly conserved HExxH motif) encodes the protein MDLRLHFLEAAGDLSSWKDIIRTQIEALRLKIEKIVPAKDHNIAIDVLIGNDPTNIIPEIGVGGSCYKAELISISIDSQNENFSAKLAEGHFAQAIAHELHHAMRWARHGYGETLGEAIISEGLADYFSTFITSMPVPPWCKVEITNQIIKLAKSQLKNENYNHYEWFFGTGDLPRWAGYSIGYQLIDLYSRNNDKKSKTGMVDIDAMEILNHINKLLKQ
- the gltA gene encoding citrate synthase, whose product is MSDNSAHIMVEGKSIELPVRKGTLGPDVIEIAPLYKETGTFTYDPGFTSTASCESKITYIDGDAGVLLYRGYPIEQLAEKGDFLETCYLLLYGELPTAAQKADFDYRVQHHNMMHEQFARFFQGFRRDSHPMAVMVACLGAMSAFYHDSIDITDPHQRMVASIRLVAKVPTLAAMAYKYSIGQPFVYPRNSLDYASNFLHMCFAVPCEEYVVNPILGRAMDRIFTLHADHEQNASTSTVRLAGSSGANPFACIAAGVACLWGPAHGGANEACLKMLEEIGSVDRIPEFIARAKDKDDPFRLMGFGHRVYKNYDPRARIMQQTCHEVLTELGIKDDPLLDIAMELEKIALHDPYFVEKKLYPNVDFYSGITLKALGFPTNMFTVLFALARSVGWVAQWMEMIEDPAQKIGRPRQLYTGAAERDYVPVDKR
- the map gene encoding type I methionyl aminopeptidase codes for the protein MVSYIDYKKVPIEYTGQIRIFDEEGFAGMRKACNLAARCLDALIDFIKPGITTQSVDDFVFAFGAKEGALPADLNYRGFTHSCCTSLNHVVCHGIPGARILKEGDIVNVDVTFIVDGWHGDSSRMYPVGKIKRAAERLMEVTHESLMLAIAAVKPGARTGAIGHAIQTYAESQRCSVVRNFCGHGVGQLFHDTPNIVHYGIPSDGPELREGMIFTIEPMINLGKPDVKILNDGWTAVTNDKSLTAQYEHTVGVTANGCEIFTLSPANMFYIPPKS
- the glpD gene encoding glycerol-3-phosphate dehydrogenase, which codes for MEKNFDVFIIGGGINGCGLARDAAGRGFKVCLAEMNDIASGASSASTKLIHGGLRYLEQGAFSLVRESLKERETIWKIAPHIVQPLQFLLPHHKDIRPKWFLNMGMFIYSRLGARTVLPHSRAVDFSKAVSNPLKQNYNKGFEYYDTRVDDARLAILNARHAQQLGADIRVRSKVISVKIINDRWHITVQREGHRQETHYTASFLVNMAGAWMDNILGDVAGLKVHSPIRLVQGSHIIVPRLYKHEHAYMFQNVDRRVLFAIPFQQDYTLIGTTDIDYQGDLGKVKITTEEIDYLCAASNEYFTQQISPEKVVWSFSGVRALYDNGEKNAQETSRDYLLKLADTKLPLLTLYGGKMTTFRKLAEDAMSFVEKYLGKRKGKWTANVCLPGGDFPHGDFEGLEKSVAKMLPMLDHFTVNRLTSCYGTDVFHIFNRDNRDFGIDFGYGLFEVEVDWLIKREWAQTANDILWRRTKLGLKFDDDQREVLENYLSDRLIQP
- the sfsA gene encoding DNA/RNA nuclease SfsA, with product MLFTSPLTPARLIKRYKRFLADVILENGDEITVSVPNTGSMRGLLHENGKVWLSHSSYPTRKYQYRLEIVESDNILVGINTSITNKIAEEAIRNGLVGDLANYSTVLREQRYGSNSRIDLLLKDINRVDTYVEVKNVHFMREQRLAEFPDTVTARGAKHLRELVKMVEQGKRAVMLFVIQREDCDKMAICADLDLIYGEEFQLARKKGVEAFAIGCKIDIEKIEAYRALPIIESPNIESMDN
- a CDS encoding DUF3126 family protein; this translates as MKPEEIKKLDAYFKRTFGNAAISVKPRPRKDDSCEVYIDDEFIGVVYVDDDEGELSYNFSMAILDIDL
- the gltX gene encoding glutamate--tRNA ligase; the protein is MSAPVVTRFAPSPTGFLHIGGARTALFNWLYAKHSDGKMLLRIEDTDRERSTDAAVNAILEGLTWLGLDWDGDAISQLSRVERHREVAEELVAKGRAYYCYASPEELTQMRETARAEGRPPRYDGRWRDRDASEAPQGIKPVIRIKAPTVGETIVHDHVQGEVRFPNKDLDDFIILRSDGTPTYMHAVVVDDHDMGVTHIIRGDDHLTNSARQTIIYQAMEWNIPRMAHIPLIHGADGAKLSKRHGALGVEAYRAMGYLPVALRNYLVRLGWSHGDDEIMSMDEMISWFDIDDINKGASRFDFKKLEAINGQYIRASDDLFLFESAIDILPEIEGGADILAKLTDEKRAQFLAAMPGLKSRAKTLVELIDGAAFIFAERPLKLDEKAASLLDNDGKAILANTLPVLENCIEWSDDALHAAINAHSEASGVKLGKIAQPLRAALTGRAVSPGVFDVLAVLGRDESIARVRDQLS